One genomic window of Manihot esculenta cultivar AM560-2 chromosome 16, M.esculenta_v8, whole genome shotgun sequence includes the following:
- the LOC110604180 gene encoding seipin-2, whose product MEPSNQIDETDQNDDCFFDALEDFPFHDCVVTDQSDQSTSDSTLCETSLEVSYPITALRRRSLSGRGISETGSKDSNPESSGITSDITQAYDSKTKYKEKTHKFLRDINEIERDLYFPESTRWIRDGVDSVGVTSKVSDDEKKVKMTVIEDRVGESVRTADELDDSSSPNLLEFIAGLVIKAIGFQVSLFFKFITFPLWTLYFSYMLVIDPFGVLRRGRGFFMKKLVGLLKLISGVFSPLITGWLNDQHTIWKLLVRFGWGMFWSFYVCIVLFALVVFSMVASGYLIRNLVENPVEIKGELNFDYTQNSPVAFVPIMSCGGVGCGLTCEEKSLGPRVIPPNHELEVNVLLTLPESGYNRNLGIFQVRVDFLSADGTTLTSKRQLCMLKFRSEPIRFLLTFFKIAPLLTGYMSESQILKVKIRGFKEGHVPTSCLKVMIEQRAEFQPAGGVPEVYDASIILRSELPILKRIVWCWKKTMFAWISMMFFILEMLFILICCRPVIIPRTRPREFTAVNNATPESLSQLGSRQGIHLLDDYDESKE is encoded by the exons ATGGAACCATCAAATCAAATAGATGAAACCGATCAAAATGATGATTGCTTCTTCGATGCGCTGGAGGATTTTCCATTTCATGACTGCGTCGTTACCGACCAATCAGATCAATCCACTTCAGACTCCACTCTCTGCGAAACCTCACTTGAAGTTTCGTATCCGATCACCGCTCTCCGGCGCCGGTCATTATCCGGCCGTGGAATCTCCGAAACCGGATCCAAAGATTCCAATCCGGAGTCCTCCGGGATCACTTCAGACATTACTCAAGCTTACGACTCCAAAACGAAATACAAAGAGAAAACACACAAATTTCTTCGCGATATAAACGAAATTGAGAGAGATTTATACTTCCCGGAGTCGACTCGGTGGATTCGAGACGGAGTCGACTCTGTTGGAGTTACGAGCAAAGTAAGCGATGATGAGAagaaggtgaaaatgacagtgATTGAAGACCGGGTTGGTGAGTCCGTACGCACGGCGGATGAACTTGATGACTCATCCTCTCCAAATTTGCTTGAGTTTATAGCTGGATTGGTTATTAAGGCAATTGGCTTTCAAGTtagtttatttttcaaatttattacgTTTCCCCTGTGGACTTTATATTTCTCCTATATGTTAGTTATTGATCCCTTTGGAGTATTGAGGCGTGGCAGaggattttttatgaaaaaattggtTGGTTTGTTGAAATTGATAAGTGGGGTTTTCAGTCCACTGATAACCGGCTGGTTAAATGACCAACATACGATATGGAAGCTTTTGGTGCGATTTGGGTGGGGGATGTTTTGGTCTTTTTATGTTTGTATAGTTTTGTTTGCATTGGTGGTTTTCTCCATGGTGGCTAGTGGTTATTTGATCAGAAATTTGGTGGAGAATCCAGTGGAGATAAAAGGAGAATTGAATTTTGATTACACACAGAATAGCCCTGTTGCATTTGTACCAATAATGTCTTGTGGTGGTGTTGGTTGCGGTTTAACTTGTGAAGAAAAGAGTTTGGGGCCACGGGTTATACCGCCTAATCATGAGCTGGAAGTTAATGTTCTATTAACATTGCCAGAGTCTGGATATAATAGAAATCTTGGGATTTTTCAG GTCCGGGTGGATTTCCTTTCTGCAGACGGTACAACCCTTACCAGCAAAAGACAGCTATGCATGTTAAAATTCCGAAGCGAACCTATCCGCTTCCTACTAACTTTCTTTAAGATTGCACCTCTGCTCACGGGCTACATGTCAGAATCTCAAATTTTAAAGGTAAAGATTAGAGGTTTTAAGGAAGGACATGTGCCTACTTCTTGCCTAAAAGTGATGATTGAGCAACGAGCTGAGTTCCAGCCTGCAGGTGGCGTCCCAGAAGTATATGACGCCTCCATTATACTTAGGTCTGAACTTCCTATATTAAAAAGAATTGTATGGTGTTGGAAGAAAACCATGTTTGCGTGGATCAGTATGATGTTTTTTATATTAGAAATGTTGTTTATCCTAATCTGTTGTAGACCTGTAATTATTCCGAGAACAAGGCCAAGAGAATTTACTGCTGTCAACAACGCAACACCAGAAAGTCTCTCACAACTAGGTTCGCGGCAAGGTATTCATTTGCTTGATGATTATGATGAGAGTAAAGAATGA